The Nicotiana tomentosiformis chromosome 2, ASM39032v3, whole genome shotgun sequence genome includes the window TCACAGTCTGATGTTCTTGATTCTGCATCCAATTCTACTTGTTATTCTTCTTTACCTTctgattttctttattgtaaatacCATGCTCCATTAGCTTCTGATTCAGTTCCTAATTCTCATTGTACATATCATCCTGGTTTGAATAAAATGGAGCTTTTATGGCATTATAGATTGGGGCACATGCCCTTTGCTAGAATGAGGGAAATCTATGATCTGCCTTATAAGTTTCTTCAAAACAACCTTTTACTTGTACTATTTTCCCCTTAGCTAGACAATCTAGGTTGCCCTTCCCTGATAGCTCTGTTAAGACCACACATCATTTTTAACTAGTTCATGTAGATACTTGGGGTCCCTATAGCAGTCCTACTTACAATGGTTGCAAATACTTCTTGACTATAATGGATGATTTTACTAGATCTACTTGGACTCATCTCATGGGGTCCAAGAGCAATGCCTTTCCTTTAATCAAAGCTTTTGTTTCCATTATAAAAATACAATTCAACACCACCATCCAAATTATTAGAAGTGACAATGCTTTTGAACTTGGCTCTAGCAGTTCTGCCATTGAATTCTTTGTTGAAACTGAAATTATTCACCAAACCTCTAATTCCCACACTCCACAATAAAATGGTGTAGTGGAGAGAAAATATAGGTATTTACTGGAGACCTCTAGAGCTCTACTTTTCAGTCCAAACTACCTCTTAAGTTTTGGGGGGATTGTGTACTTACTGCCACATATCTAATCAAAAGATTTCCCTCCAAACTTCTTCAGAATAAATCAACTTTTGAATTACTATTTGGGCAGCCTCCTTCCTATTCTCACTTTAAAACGTTTGGGTGCTTATGTTTCTCAACAATTCCCAAGTGCCATAAGAATAAATTTCAGCCTCGAGCTGACCCTTGTGTTTTTCTGGGACATCCTCTCACTAAAAAGAGGTATAAGCTTTACAACCTCACTACTAATCTCACCCTAGTATCTAGGGATGTGATCTTTTATGAGGATATATTTCCTTTTTCATCATCTCCTACTTCTCCTTCATCTGTCTTTCCTGCTCCTTCTTCCTCTCACCTTTCTGATCCTTCCactccttcttcttcatttcccattcattcttctcatgcacttgtATCTTCTACTAGTTCCTCTGCTTCTTTCCCTGCATCTCTCTCCCATATACTTAGGAGGTCTGCCAGGACTCATACTCTTCCTACTCATCTTTAACAGTTTGCATGTGATATCCCTCCTTCTTTATGTGATTCTAGTTCTACTTATGCATGCCTTTATAACTTAGCTGACACTGCTAAATTTGAGCCTCATTCCTACCAACAAGCTTCTTTTATTCCTTTCTGACAAGAGGCTATGAGGAAGGAGTTTGAGGGTCTTGAGGCTAATCACACTTGGTCCATAGTTGAATTGCCCGTTGGAAAGAACCCCATTGGGTGCAAATGAGTCTATAAGATCAAGTACAAGGCTGATGGGACTGTGGAGAGATACAAGGCTGGGATAGTTATGTCTGAACACTCAAGTTGAAGGTGTGAATTTCAATAAAACATTCTCCCATGTTGTGAAGTTCTCTATTGTTAAATGTCTGATTACTGTGGTTGTCCAAAGAAGCTAGCCTCTCTTTCAATTAGATGTCAACAATATTTTTTTGCATGGTGATTTAGATGAAGAGGTTTACATGAAGCTTCCCTATGGGTTGTGTGCTACTTCCTCTTTTGGTTCCTCCTTTCCTTTGGTCTGTCATCTTCAAAGATCCTTGTATGGTCTGAGACATACATCTAGGCAATGGTATGCTAAGTTATCTCATGCTTTATGCTCCAGAGGATATACTCACTCCCTGAATGATTACTCCTTGTTCTCAAGGCATTGTGGTTCTTCTATTGTTCTGTTGGTTGTGTATGTAGATGACATCATATTGACTGGTAATTACTTAGAGGAGTTTTCTGCCTTGAAGACATTTTGGACACTCAATTTAAAATCAAGAATTTAGGGACTCTCAATATTATTTTAGGAATTGAAGTTGCCTATGTTCCTTCTGGCCTGCTATTGCAACAAAAGAAATTTATCAGAGATCTTCTCAAAGAGTACCATAGTGAATATGTCAGTTCTGTTACTTGCCCCCTTGATTTGAATCACAAAGTGAAGGCTGATATGCGTGAACTTATGCTATCTCCTGAGCTATATAGAAGTCTGGGTAAGCTTAACTTCCTTACCCATATCAAGCCTGATTTATCCTTTGCAGTGCAGCATCTGAACCAGTTTCTTCATAGCCCATCTATTTCCCTTATGCATGTTGCTTTGCACATCCTCAGGTACCTTAAGGGGTCCTCTGATATTGGGGTGTTCATTAGTAACTCTCATGATCTCTCCTTATCTGTATATTGTGAGAGGGACTGGGCTGCATGCCCAGATACCAGGAGGTCAGTGACTGATTTATGCATTTTGTTAGGTGATTCTCTTGTTGGCTGGAAGGCAAATAAACAACCTGTTGTGTCTCTTTCTTCAGCTGAGGTTGAACACAGAGCCATTAGTAATTGTAACTGAGTTGGTTTGGGTTGTGCGACTGCTGTGTGATTTTGGTATCTCAGTTCCTGTTATTGTTCCTGTGTTCTTTGATAACCAAGCAGCGATACACATTactaaaaatcatatttttcatgaGCGGACCAAGCACATTGAGGTCTACTGCCATTTTATTATAACCAAGCTTGGTGAAGGGTTGATTGTTTTGCATCATGTTCCCACTTCCTATTAGCCGGTTGATGTATTTACCAAGCCTCTCGGTGTGGTCCATCATTTTCTTTTGCTCAAGTTGGGTGTGCAGTcaccctccaacttgaggggggtgTTGGAATTGAAGTTGGAGGGCAGCCCAATTACATGCAGGCCTAGTCTGAAGCTCATCCCACATGACTTTTTAGGTCACATTGTATTTATTTGTATAACATGCTACTAGGCCTATTTCTTACAAGAGAGCCCATTTGTTTTACTGACTTTGAGTTTTGGGTCAATTATACTTTGGATAAGGGCTAAATATACCCCTGTACTATGAGTAAAGGTTTAAATATATCCCTAGTTATACTTTGGGTCCAAATATACACTACAAGAAAATGAAGATACGACGACATTTATTAAATGTCATATTAAGATTCTTAAATATCACATATTCATTTATCGACATTTATTTTACATATGCATCAAATGTTGTAAATTTCAGTGTCGTTTATTTTCCGACATTTAGGTAAATGTCGGTAAGAATTTTACGACATGTATTTTAAGGCATTTAAGTAAATGTCGATAAGAAATTTACGACATTTATTTTACGATGTTTAGGTAAATATCAATAAGAAATTTACGATATTTACTTTTAATGTCAGTAAGAAATTTTATGATATATACGAAAATATCGTATTTACATTTACATGACTGTCAAATACGATTAGTGACTTTTTCACAACTTTTAAAAATATCGTATTAAGAATTCCAACATTCAGATTAATGTCGGTaccaaattttttaaaatattaataataatccTCCATTTAGTTTTATCTTAACACTTTACATTCAATTGGTACATCCACAAATGTCAGCCGTATAGAGTACGCCaaatcaaatgatttgttctCAAGTAAACCTCAAATCCGACTAAATCAAAAAAGATCAACAGGTAACTACGATATTATTACTTTCAAATGAATTCCCTATAACTTCTAGACTAAATCCTGCAACAAAGCTTTTTGAAACCTGCTCTACAAGAGTCAAGCTTTTCATTGCTAGTAATTCTCCTTCAAAAATGTTGCACAAGAAGTCATACAGAAAAAAAATATAACTATATAATAAAAGAAATTCTTTCCTCTTCGATTATAACAAATTGGGATACCAAAAATAACATATTGGGATTCTAAAAAACAAACATATTGTATAATGAGTATAATAGCAGCAACTGAaaagaggaaagaaagaaaataaggcaaagaaaagaGAGGAAAAAGTATCACGGCCGAATTGAGAAATCCCTGCATCTTAGGGTCTTGAGGTGCTTCTAACAAAGGAGCCCTAGGAGTATCACGGCTAATCTTTGGGCCTTTAGTTGGCAATTGTGGTCAATTATAAATTTAGGTGCCTTTGTCCTACGTATaatttaattttgtatttttatcttttaaattcAACATCTAGTAAGTAAtagcaataatatttttttatggaaCATTGAAATTTTAGTCAAATTTTTTTAAATCGGCAACATTTTTTAAAAAGGATTAACGTATCACTTAATACGGGAATCTTTAAactttttttataaattataaaaataacataataaaacaATATCGAAAGTAcattaaaaatttaataaaattaaaaaatattaaagaaactcatagaaaaataaaatatctggAATTCTTTTATTAGTATAAATAACACAATAGTGTTAAGTTTATTATTATAAATCAGCTATAACgtttgaactttcaaataattaaaatattaattttttttaaaatattaacaaACTACAAAGTTAATTACCTCTCAAAAAGTAAATAATCAATAAACTTTATAAGTactataatttaaaatattactccttcataAATAAGTACAATTGTAGTAAAAGAATAAGTCTCATAATTTTGGAAGACATAAAGCTAGGAAATAAAGAGCAATAGCAAGTGAAGATATAAATTTCTGCTATTCATTTTCAaaagaaatattcaaatgatatTCACCTTCACGATGTTCTCACTCAAATAGTAAATATACAATATTATGACTCGATATCTTAGGTAAtctcaatcttcatatttatatatatgaattgaacttttatcattcatttgttaaattattttgagGGTCAATATTACAAATTAGAAAATTTAACATATGATTTATGTAGTAATTCCCGAACACTGAAGATATGCGTGTTCAGGATGCACAATTAGACATTTGGGGCGTAAACCTCACACGTGAGGCATCGCAACATGTGCCTCGCCCAGGAGTGAGTCATAGACGAGTCCCAGAAAGACTTTTAAGACATTAATCGACATCGTATATCAAATGTTACTTTTTTGCAACATTTAGTATCAATCGATGTAGTTTTCACGACATTTCTTCATAAATGTTACTGTTTTTACGATATTTCTTCATAAATATTGTTGTTTTTACGATATTTAGTATCGAATGTCATTTTTTTACAACATTTAGTATCAAAAGTCATTATTTTTATAACATTTTGTATCAAATGTCGTAATTTTGACGACATTTCTTCATTAATGTCGTCGTTATTATGACATTTTGTATCAAATATCATATTTTGATGACACTTAGTGTCAAATGTCGTTATTTTTGCGACACTTTGTATCAAGTGTCGTAGTTTTTACGATATTTattcataaatgacatgaatTTCACGATTTTCCGACATTTATTTCAAATGTCACTAAATAAATGTCGTCGTATCCTCACTTTCTTGTAGTGATATCCTTGCCGTaatactattggttcaaatatacccctcgtCCGTTAAATTTGTCCGAGGTGGACATCCAATCTTACGTGGCACTGACACTTTATGAGGTAAATGCCATGTGGCATGCCACCTCAACATAGCATATATGTGGAGAATGTACATTCGGAGAGTTTCGTTTATGATTCCGCGGAGATAAGGGAGTTGAGCAAGGTTTGAGTCATCAAGTAATCTTGGTGACTGTCCTATGTGAGTGTCTATTTCGTTTTGAGCTTTCTTTAGTGCCTCAAGATTGTTTGGGTTAGGGGCGCTTTTTTGGGTTAGCTTTCTAATAATCTTCAAGTCAAGCAGTATGTTTTGAGCTTTCTTTCGGTTAGGGACGTTGAGGTGGTATGCCACGCGACATCTACCTCATCAAATGTCAGTGCCACATAGGGTTGAATGTTCATCTTGGACAAACTTAACggatgaggggtatatttgaaccaatagtattACGATAAAGGTATATTTGGACCTAAAGTATAACAAGAAATATATTTAAACATTTTCTCATAGTacaagggtatatttggcccATTTCCGATTATACTTTGACCAAATTGTATATAGGTCTAACTAAAATGTACAGATATTTTTATCCACTAAGAAATGAAGTAATACCTCACTTCTCCTCTCATACGGTAAATTATACATTCCGAATTTTCATATGAACTTCATCAAGTTCACAATTTTTACTATCATCAAGTTCACAATTTTTACTATCTTAAACTTGGGGAAGTGCACAAGCAGCCGTTTTTGGGACCCCTATTTACAAAATAATTCAAATTTACAGGTTTGAAGTTGAAATTGATGGTTTGAAGTTAGAATATAATTCAAATTCAGACACCCGACAGCCGGTATAAAATTGTGCCGAAGGCTGGATGAAGAAAAAGCAACACCATTAATAACAACATGAGCGGCTTGAAGTTTTCCAAAACtagttaaattttaaatattttttaaaaattaagtaaatatattttaaatagagATGTTCAAATCGGCTATTTGGTGTCATTTAAATTTACCTTAAACTCGATACTAAAAATGAAACTCATCATTTTAGGTCACTAGAAGTGAAAAATGCAATTACGAAACAACCAAGTGTTGTAAAGGCATATTTTGTTGCCATGCCACATCCTAGGCGGGATCAAACTTCTTATTCCTTTGTCTATCACACTGATCAAAAACTCGAATATCATTGTATATTTGTACGAAATTTTTTCCAAGATTTATGGTGCCAAAGAATGTGCAATTCGTGAAAAGTTACCTATGACCGGCACCCAAAAAGATTAGAAGCACCAACTAAGAGAAATGGCCAAGTCATTTATCATCTTGGATGACGCAGATGAAACACAAAAAATGTTGAGCCTGGTTGAGAGAGAATTGCAGCATTCAGATAATTTTACGCTAATAGTAAGATTTTATTTTGCCAACTCGTCCCAGAACTAAGTCAAATTTATAATTTCCAATCATTAGCTGTAATTAATGCAACAAGAGCGTACTTGTAATGGACAATATGTGTTTGTCTATAAAAATGTACTGCAACATTTTTTACGTTAAATCATGTGAACATGTACAAAAGAGGAGATGTCAACCCAATCAACAACATCACTTCAATGTCTATGTAAATCTTTTCAGTTATAGCCGCCTGGGCAGCCTTGAGTTAGCCGTTGCTTCACTCGGCAAAAATGTCGTATAGCTGCTGGTCTGATACGTAAAAGTCCTCCACCGATTACTTATATATTATGCATTTGGACTGTTTCATTAACTAAGCTTCTCGAACAAACAAATGAATATATATTGGATTCTAGATTGTTTTAGGAAAGTACTTTGTTTTGCCGAACAATTAAAATTATAATTGGATTCTAGATAGTTTTAGGACAAGTAATTGGTTCTGTCCAACAAACCTGTTTTTATAAAACAAAGTTGTTGGCAAGCTAGCCCTCTTCCCAACTCAAAAGTGATTATCTCAGTTATATCACATTTGTGAATTGCATTAGACATGCTAGCCAGGGTGTCGTTATAAAATAAGTGCCTTAAATACAAAATATAATTAGAGGTTTGAATCTAAATAATAaaatctaagtatatttttatctgaatttatttataatattagtATTCGAGTCATTTTGCACGCATCTCTACTGTTCATAAAGATTTACGTAATAGTTTAAGAAATATTCAGAGTTAACATAATCTTTTTAATTATCATCTCCTAGTAATCTCAATATTTATACCACTAAGTGAACTGTCAAAAAAAATCAAACATTTTGAATAGTTCAAATTTATTTTAAAGTTAAAAAATTGCTTGGTAAATAGAATGTCATCGACCCAAAAACGTCTCGTATTGCCCTGGTTGGCTAACTCGATAAGTTATTTGGCTGCTGGATCGTATTGCATGCCTTATTTTATAGCCTCACGAATGTCCCATCTTGTTGAAGTGATTGCAGCAAGCTCGGCTTTtcggctcaaggcatcggctacaacGTTACCTTTGCCCGGCTTATACTCTAGCACATAATCAAATTCGACCAAGAAATCCTGCCACCGAGCCTGTTTTGGGGTGAGCTTCTTCTGCGTCTGAAAGTAGCTAGTAGCTACATTGTCGGTCTTGACCACGAACCTCGACCCaagcaaataatgtcgccatgtaCGAAGGCAATGCACAATAGCAGTCATCTCCTTCTCTTGAACTGTGTAACGCCGCTCCGTTTCATTTAACATGCGACTCTCAAATGCTATGGGATGCTTATCATGTATCAAGACACCCCCAATGGCAAAATCTGAGGCATCTGTATGCACCTCAAATGTCTTGGCAAAGTCAGGTAATGCCAAGACTGGCTCCTCTGTTACAACTGCCTTGAGGTCTTCAAATGCCCTTTGACAATTCTCCGTCCAAACCCATGGCTTGTTCTTCTTTATCAACTCAGTCAATGGTGCGGCCTTTGCTGAGTAGCCACAGATGAACCGACGATAGTAGTTaacaaggccaaggaaggatctcaACTCAGTTACCTTTATAGGTGCCTCCCACTCCTGGATAGCACGTACCTTAGCCTCGTCCATGCGTAGCTCGCCATTGCTAATAACATGGCCTAAGAAGTGCACCTTTGATTGTGCAAACTTGCATTTCTCCCTCTTGATGTATAGCCCGTTCTCCCGCAAGACTTGAAAAACCTTCCTTAAGTGCTTCATGTGCTCTTCCAAGGTGTTGCTGTAGATGACTATATCGTCTAGGTAGACTACCATgaactgatcaaggtagggatggAAAATCTTATTCATAAGGGTGAAAAATGTGGCAGGTGCATTGGTTAAGCCGAAAGGCATCACCAACCACTCAAAGGCTCCATATCT containing:
- the LOC138905797 gene encoding uncharacterized protein, which codes for MVSPTAKSSSVYLNFTLDPSSPLFLLSSDVPGVSLVTVPFSGTGFGGWTCIMIVSLSARNKTCFIDGSFESVQYSDTAKSIWTQLIRRYRTVNGTKPPPSLDTTYSILLQDERQRQVSSPSQFSVDSASFNNKSSMVCRYCKKPGHPVEKCYKFHGFPPSFKFTKDKRTAANVEVQGPSVVSEGVHSQVEGILTSSYSLKNVFYSACMLTKLDCIVLFAKFAYLIHALSLKRSLVIGKLEHGLYRLVHSSTSSQSDVLDSASNSTCYSSLPSDFLYCKYHAPLASDSVPNSHCTYHPGLNKMELLWHYRLGHMPFARMREIYDLPYKFLQNNLLLPPSYSHFKTFGCLCFSTIPKCHKNKFQPRADPCVFLGHPLTKKRYKLYNLTTNLTLVSRDVIFYEDIFPFSSSPTSPSSVFPAPSSSHLSDPSTPSSSFPIHSSHALVSSTSSSASFPASLSHILRRGYTHSLNDYSLFSRHCGSSIVLLVVYVDDIILTGIEVAYVPSGLLLQQKKFIRDLLKEYHSEYVSSVTCPLDLNHKVKADMRELMLSPELYRSLGKLNFLTHIKPDLSFAVQHLNQFLHSPSISLMHVALHILRYLKGSSDIGVFISNSHDLSLSVYCERDWAACPDTRRSVTDLCILLGDSLVGWKANKQPVVSLSSAEVEHRAISNCN